The region GCCTCATACACCGCTGGACCGCTGTTTACCTCTCTCACGGTCTCCTCGAAATCCGCCGCGACCATTGGCCTTCTCTACAAGGTCAATAGCGACCTTATGCTGGCGTCTCAAACGGTCCATACCTCAAACAAGGTCTGCGACGTTTTGGGAGTCGGTGCTGCCTTTAAGGCCCCTGTCGGTACCATCAAGGCCAAGTTCAACAGCGGAGGTGTTGTGTCGGCCTGTTTGATCAGGGAAATTGCGCCGAAGGTTGTCATGACGGCCTCGGGTTCCGTCACCGGTGCGGACTTTTCGACCTTTAAACCAGGTTTCCAGATTGCCATGTAAACATGACGTGTAACGAAGAACAAAGTATCGCAATTGCGATATGAGATTTTAAAAATTGTGCGTTACGAAATTGCTTTGATACCCAGTAGGTGTCGTTCCCCAAAAAATTACTGCCTACTGTATGGTAGATCTTGCTCGGTATGTACGAGCACATGTACCAATGTGTCAAGCCAATACCCCGGTTCCTCGTGACAGCCTCATGGTGCTGGGTTCGATTCGGTTGATCCTTCGTTGATAATACGTGATCAAACCTAAAGTACCTGAGATAGTCAGACTGAGAAAGATCAATACCACAGACTGCTTGTGCGTAAGAATTCTTTGGACAATCTCCCGGGAAACCTTCGCGTTAATTTCACCCGTTTCCGTGTAGGAATTCCAAACAAGCTGGTCAATGAAATTGCAGCTCATGAATTCACCGGCCACTTGAGTTTCGTACTGATTTTCATCCAATGCCGTCTGAATGAAGCCGTGGCGAATACCGGTTTTGGATTCGCACTTGGCCGAAGCGGAGTACAGATCCTCGCACATTTCATTCACATCATCCGCATCCTGGGCATCGTTTTGATTGGCATTGGCGCTaccgttgttgttttccatGCATGACAGACAAACGTCACCATCGGAATAGCTCGTATGAGCAAGAAGGTGATACGAAAGCTGTGCACCGAGAATCTCCTCAACGTCCACGTTACTTACGGATTCCATGCAACTTTCATCGGAAAAAAGACCAATTGCGATTGTCCCCGCACTACACCGAGGACCTATGTAGAGTCGCCCCCCTCCATCGTCAGTAGCGGCTTCACCGTCGTCTCGACCGTTTTGAGTATTTacttgttgctgctgcactGTCTGACACTCGATAAACTGCGCCGCGTCAATGTATCCCAAGCTTTCAAGGTTGTTGAACTGATAGCACAGTTGGCCACATCCGGAGCAGTTTTTATCAGCGTCGTCGCAATGCTCCTGGCAGTTCTCACACATATTTTCGAaatcttgttgttgataatCCACAGTCGCTGCCAAGTATGTATCTAGATCAACTACGTAGTGACCGTATTGAGTATCACAGGCCCCGGAACAAGCGTCGGATGGGCAAAGACGAAATACGACAAAATGACGGACTGCCAAAGGCGAATAGCTGTTCTCATCAGTAGCaagatcgtcgtcgtacaTTTTCACATCCTGACACTTTTCGAACCGCAGACTGTAGGAAGACAAGTCGTAGGCAAAGTCGGGATTGTAGTTTGAGTAGTCGTACTGGGAAGTTCCGGTGTCGCTGCTTTGCAGAAAGCGACTAGAAGTTTCGGATATGAGGACCGCAAAAATCAGAAGCATCCCAAATATCCTCATGGCGTGAGTGATTGTGGACAGAGTTTTCGCCATGGAACGTATTTATTTGAATTGTACctgcattcacagtcactgtaTCGCGTAACAGCTTTCGTGTTTCCAATCGCCGTTGAAAGGTTAAATGATGCCACGGGCAATCGGTTCTTTCACTCATGCAACACAAATGACAAATGACTTACAGTTCCTGTTCTCGAACGAACCCCAACAGGCCAGAGGCCAAAGCAGAAAAAAGCGTCACGTCGGGGTAGGCCCAAATTGGATATTTGAAGTGTCCGTCCTCCGCCCTTTTTTCGCAAGTCGTTGGCGTGTCCGAGTTGCAGCATGATTTCCCACGTGCGTTTTAGGAACTGTCGGCAGATATTTTACGAGGAATCCCGCTACGAACGAAAATCGAAGGGGATGGACAACGAGCAAACCTGCAAGCCAACGAACACGCACTTTGACACGGACCGGTCCAGCCCCACCATGATAATGACGATCACATTCAAAGGAACAGCACAAGATTGAACCACTGTTCAGATAGCCACAAATTGTTAAGCGAAAACCGATTcagacaacgaagaagagcGTCCAGTAGAAGCGTCCCCCAGATACAGGAACTTGCTGATGAGACGGCCTTTAGCTTGGTCGACTCATTTTGTCGGTCTGCTAGGTGGTTTTGTCGTTCTTTCAAATCAAACGGACGCAAGCTGGGTAGATCCGGACACGAAGCAAGCTCATTTGACGACGCAACCCCTCGCAAATGAAGACAACCGAGCGTACGAGCTAGTGAGTAGTCTTTACTGcgttttggttttggttgtGCTGACTGGATATGTTTCGAAGTAGCTCATCCAATTCGATTTTCACTTGTTCCACGCTACAGGTGTTTTCGGATGAGTTTGAGCAAGCCGGGAGGAAATTTGCAGATGGGAGTGATCCTCGATGGACAGCAATCAACAAAAATGACTGTATGTGAATATTCAAAAGCGGTCGACAAGTATTGCCAGTTTCTCTTTTACTCACATTTTTCCATTCGTTTTGTAGATACGAACGAAGCCTTGCACTTTTACAGTCACGACAACGCGCACACGTCCAATGGGGTGTTGAATATTACTACCgttgaaaaggaaaacgtTTATAAAGCATTTAACGAGCACACAAAGCAGTTCTACGCCGATAAGAAATATGTGCAGAGCGGGATGCTACAGAGTTGGAACAagttttgtttcgttggcggcaTCGTCGAGTTTTCGGCAAAACTACCCGGAGATCCACACAAAGGAGGATTGTGGCCCGCTCGTAAGTCCAGGAAGTGCACTATCTGCTTCTCTTCGTCGTTTGGCTCCAACTCTGACCTTTTCTCGATCGTAATAAGTGTGGATGCTCGGAAACTTGGCTCGGGCAACCTATGTAGGTTCTTCCGACTATGTTTGGCCATTCAGTTACAACCAATGCAATCCCAAGACCCGACAGAGCCAAGAGATCAACGCTTGTTCTTTAGTAAACCATTACGGATTAGCTCCGAAAAGCGGTCGAGGTTCTCCTGAGATTGATATCCTGGAAGCGATGCAAGGCGAACCGGGAGATTTACCAAATACTTTCATCCAACGACCATACCAATCAACCTCATTACAAGTGTCACCTGGCATTGAAATAGATCGGCCTATTCTGGGAAAACGACCACACGAGGTTCGTTTGTATCcgtcgtttttcttttgttttttggTTCTCTTCCAACAGTCTGtatttcttgtttttcttttaGGGTCACTGGTACCCAGACTTAGAATATAGCAGTCAGAACAAATCAGACTTGAATCCGTTCTTTTACGGAGTCACGCTGGTGCACAAGCCTAACTCTTACACGTACCAGTCAGACGCCCTGTCGGCAAACTTGCAGCTAAAAGCCACGCACTATAGCAAACAGCATGTCTACCGAGTCGAATGGGAACCACCGGCAGAAGACGGCACAGGAGGCTACATAAAGTGGTTTACCGATGGGGAGCTTATCTACGGGATTCATGGCAAAAGTCTTGACATCATGAAGACGGAGATTCCTAGCGAACCGATGTATTTGTTAATGAATACGGCAGTGTCAAGTCACTGGGGCTTTCCTCAGCCATGCCCTGAAGGCTGTTCTTGCAAGTGCTTTGAATGCGGGAACCCAGAGTGTGCGTGTGCAATACCGTCAGGGTATTGCGACAATTTTCCTGCCTCCTTTGAGATCGATTATGTTCGTGTGTATCAGGCTATCAATGAATCTAAGCACATTTTGGGATGTTCACCAGAGGCACGGCCAACTGCAACGTTTATCGAAGGACATGCAAAGCGATATATGACAGAAGGGCAGCGACGGCCGCTAGAACCCGTCGTGACAGGCGGTGGGAGCTGTTCTAGCCACAAAGACTGCGGAGGAATCGAGCGAGGCGTTTGCTCAGCTTCAGGTCTCTGTGAATGCTCGGAGTACTCAGCTGGTCCGCTGTGCTTAGCACATGCAGCCTTCTACGATTTTGATACCAGCAAACAACCAAAAATATTTTCATGTAAGTTCGCGTGCTTACCTTGTTCAGCAGGCTGGTAAACGACAATTTAACCACTCTTTTGTCCATCCGTCCACCTATAGATCGTCACATACACTTCCCATCGAGTCTCATGGTAGTGGTCAGTTTGCTGATTGGAGGCTTTCTGTTGTCGATGGCTTCGGCGGTAAGGGAAAAGTCGAAAGAGCCGAAATACAGCAACGTGAATGGGGGAACGAGTAATTTATCTTTCCAGACGACAGGATCTGGAGCTGGTGTCGGCTCTTACCAGAACCCAGATGGTGCAACTTTCACTGTACCTGCAAATCAAAAGGATGTGACCTATTGCGTCATCGATGGACGACTAGTCGATCAAGACCATAACTAACGTCGGATTTGCCATCGATAAGGCAAGAGTTTCCGCTTGAAACTTTATGTTTCTTAGGCACTATCAAGCTAAAAAGATAGATCTGTATTGACATTGGTGTTCTACTTCGATCTCTATGTATTTTGCAACAGGTCAAGGATCACATCAATGAAGTAGCCTGTAGAGAGGAAAACTTGTATCAGCACGTTACCTTGTGAAACTGCCTTGTGATAAAACAATACACCCAGCTGAATACTTACTTGACGCGAAACATACGGTCCCAATTTTTCCCCGTCATAAACAGGATATCCGGATCGCTTGAAACTGATATTCCGTTCAAAACATCGGCGCCCATAGAATGCCTCTCTCGTTTGGGCCACAGCGAAGAGAAGtctgcaaagcaaagcttAAGGTTTAATAGAAGCAAAGCTACCCATCCCACCTCTCATACCATAAAAGACCACGTACCGTATTCTTTTTCAACGACACCACTTTCTGGATGAATTACGAGCAACACATCTTCAAACCATACATTGGCTAAGACTCTTCCTCTCCAATATTCAAGCTCGTTTATATTTGTAGCAGGTGATCCGTCCTGTCGATACACTGAAATTCTGCGCACTTCCGTCAAAGTTAGAGCGTCCCAAAAATGCAGCTTGTTCGATCCATCACTTGCAATCAGCTCATTATTTCGGTGA is a window of Phaeodactylum tricornutum CCAP 1055/1 chromosome 28, whole genome shotgun sequence DNA encoding:
- a CDS encoding predicted protein; this encodes MAKTLSTITHAMRIFGMLLIFAVLISETSSRFLQSSDTGTSQYDYSNYNPDFAYDLSSYSLRFEKCQDVKMYDDDLATDENSYSPLAVRHFVVFRLCPSDACSGACDTQYGHYVVDLDTYLAATVDYQQQDFENMCENCQEHCDDADKNCSGCGQLCYQFNNLESLGYIDAAQFIECQTVQQQQVNTQNGRDDGEAATDDGGGRLYIGPRCSAGTIAIGLFSDESCMESVSNVDVEEILGAQLSYHLLAHTSYSDGDVCLSCMENNNGSANANQNDAQDADDVNEMCEDLYSASAKCESKTGIRHGFIQTALDENQYETQVAGEFMSCNFIDQLVWNSYTETGEINAKVSREIVQRILTHKQSVVLIFLSLTISGTLGLITYYQRRINRIEPSTMRLSRGTGVLA
- a CDS encoding predicted protein; this encodes MRRPLAWSTHFVGLLGGFVVLSNQTDASWVDPDTKQAHLTTQPLANEDNRAYELVFSDEFEQAGRKFADGSDPRWTAINKNDYTNEALHFYSHDNAHTSNGVLNITTVEKENVYKAFNEHTKQFYADKKYVQSGMLQSWNKFCFVGGIVEFSAKLPGDPHKGGLWPALWMLGNLARATYVGSSDYVWPFSYNQCNPKTRQSQEINACSLVNHYGLAPKSGRGSPEIDILEAMQGEPGDLPNTFIQRPYQSTSLQVSPGIEIDRPILGKRPHEGHWYPDLEYSSQNKSDLNPFFYGVTLVHKPNSYTYQSDALSANLQLKATHYSKQHVYRVEWEPPAEDGTGGYIKWFTDGELIYGIHGKSLDIMKTEIPSEPMYLLMNTAVSSHWGFPQPCPEGCSCKCFECGNPECACAIPSGYCDNFPASFEIDYVRVYQAINESKHILGCSPEARPTATFIEGHAKRYMTEGQRRPLEPVVTGGGSCSSHKDCGGIERGVCSASGLCECSEYSAGPLCLAHAAFYDFDTSKQPKIFSYRHIHFPSSLMVVVSLLIGGFLLSMASAVREKSKEPKYSNVNGGTSNLSFQTTGSGAGVGSYQNPDGATFTVPANQKDVTYCVIDGRLVDQDHN